The DNA sequence GCGGCCCAATTTTTCAGGGAGCCTGCGGAGATATCCAAAGCTCTCCGGGCCAGCCAAGCACACAGGGGCAGCGCATCCATGTTTAATCGTGATATGAAAATCGCCGGCTTTGACGACGAACTCTGGAACGCCATGCAGGCGGAAGAGAAACGCCAGGAAGCTCACATCGAGTTGATTGCATCCGAGAACTACACCAGCCCGCGCGTGATGGAAGCGCAGGGTAGCGTGCTGACCAACAAGTATGCAGAAGGCTACCCTGGTAAGCGCTACTACGGCGGCTGCGAGTTTGTAGACATCGCTGAAGATCTGGCGATTGATCGCGCCAAGGAACTGTTTGGTGCCGCCTACGCCAACGTGCAGCCACACTCCGGCTCCCAGGCCAACTCCGCCGTGTTCATGGCGCTGCTGAAGCCCGGTGACACGGTTCTGGGCATGAGCCTCGCGCACGGTGGTCACCTGACCCACGGCGCCAGCGTCAACTTCTCCGGCAAAATCTACAATGCCGTTCAATACGGTCTGAATCCGGACACCGGCCTGATCGATTATGACGAAGTGGAAGCCCTGGCGGTTGAGCATAAGCCGAAGATGATCATTGCCGGCTTCTCGGCTTATTCCCAGGAGCTGGATTTTGCCCGCTTCCGTGAAATTGCCGACAAGGTCGGTGCTTACCTCTTTGTCGATATGGCGCACGTGGCCGGTCTCGTTGCGGCGGGTGTTTACCCGGATCCAGTGCCTCATGCCCATGTCGTTGCCACGACAACCCACAAGACGCTGCGAGGCCCTCGCGGTGGTCTGATCCTGGCCTGTGACGATGCCGACCTGCAGAAGAAGCTGAACTCCGCGGTGTTCCCGGGTGGCCAGGGTGGTCCGTTGATGCACGTGATTGCAGCCAAGGCCGTCTGCTTTAAGGAAGCCATGAGTGACGAGTTCAAGACCTACCAGAAGCAGGTGGTCAAGAACGCCAGTGCCATGGCGCAGGTATTCGTCGAGCGCGGCTATGACGTGGTGTCCGGCGGTACCAAGAACCACCTGTTTCTGGTGAGCCTGATCAAACAGGACATTACTGGCAAGGATGCGGATGCGGCGCTTGGACGTGCCCACATCACCGTCAACAAGAACGCGGTTCCCAACGACCCGCGCTCGCCGTTCGTGACTTCCGGTCTGCGTATTGGCACACCGGCAATCACCACCCGCGGTTTCGGTGAATCCGAAAGCCGCGATCTGGCCGGTTGGATTTGCGACATTCTCGACAACCTCGAAGACGAAGCCGTGAATAGCCGTGTGCGCGAGCAGGTAGCTGCTTTGTGTGCCCGTTTCCCGGTCTACGGCTAAACTTCAGGCTAGACCTGCCGCGCCGGAGACCTGACTGGGTGTCCGGCGCTGGCTTCCTCTCCGGAGTCTCTGACTATGCATTGTCCCTTCTGTGGTGAAGCAGATACCAAGGTAATTGACTCGCGACTCGTTGCCGAGGGCGATCAGGTGCGTCGCCGCCGGGAATGCCTGTCATGCCATGAGCGCTTCACCACATTTGAGTCTGCAGAGCTGGTGATGCCGCGGGTCGTCAAGCAGGACGGCATTCGTCAGCCCTTCGACGAGGAAAAACTGCGGTCCGGTATCATGAAGGCCCTGGAGAAACGCCCGGTAAGCATTGAGCAGATTGACGCGGCCCTGAATCGCATCAAGTACCGGCTCCGCGCCACCGGCGAGCGGGAGATCAAATCAATGCAATTGGGCGAAGAGGTGATGACCGAGCTTAGACAGCTCGACAAGGTTGCCTATGTCCGGTTCGCATCGGTTTATCGCAGCTTTCAGGACATCAACGAATTCAAGGAAGAGATCGAGCGACTGTCGGCGACCAACGGCGAGAATGCAGTGGATGTTGCCAAGGCGTTGGCCGATAACCATTCCGCAAAAGGAAAAGCATGACCGAGGTTCGTGATCGGGCCATGATGGCGCGTGCCATTCAGCTTGCCTGGCGCGGTCGCTATTCAACGCATCCGAACCCCAGGGTTGGCTGTGTTATCGCCCGTGGCAACGACATTCTGGGCGAGGGCTGGCACGAGCGAGCCGGAGAAGCCCATGCCGAAATTCGCGCCCTGAGCCAGGCCGGCCCGTCTGCTCGAGGCGCAACGGCCTACGTGACACTTGAGCCGTGTAGCCATTTCGGGCGAACGCCTCCCTGCGCTAGGGCGCTGATCGATGCGGGTGTGGCCCACGTGTTTGCGGCCACCAAGGACCCCAATCCGTCGGTATCTGGACGGGGCCTCGAGTTGCTCCGAGAAGCCGGCGTACAGGTTACCGAAGGGTTGCTGGCGGACGAAGCCGCGCGACTGAACCCCGGGTTTATGAAGCGCATGAATACCGGTCGGCCCTGGGTGCGGCTGAAGATGGCTGCGAGCCTCGATGGTCGCACGGCGATGGCATCCGGTGAGAGTCAGTGGATTACCGGCAGTGAGGCGCGCCAGGACGTGCAGCGCCTTCGGGCGATCAGCGATGCGATCGTGACCGGCGTCGGTACCGTCCTGGCGGACGATCCGTCACTGACGGTACGACGGGAAGAGCTGGGGGACATCGGAGACGCCACCGAACCTTCCCGGCAGCCGCTGCGAGTCATTGCGGATCGGGATGCCCGGACACCGCCTTCCGCAAACATCCTGCAGGGCGGCAATGTTCAGGTTTTCTGCGCCTCGTCCACCCTGGCAACGGCTCCTGCCCAGGATCTGGCCGCTCTGGGCGTCAGCGTCAACGGCGTGGCCTGGAAGGATAACGGCATTGATGTCGCAGAACTGCTGGACTCCCTGGGCGAGCTCGGCATTAACGAGTTGCTGGTTGAGGCCGGCCCGACGCTCGCGGGCACCTTTATCAGTGAAGGATTGGTCGATGAGCTCTGGCTCTATCAGGCCCCTGTTTTCCTGGGCAGTACAGGGCGACCCACGGCGCATCTGCCTTTGGAATCAATGGCGGATAAAGTGCAATGGACGGTGCTGGACCGACGTCAGGTGGGTGAGGATCAGCGTCTGATCCTGGCGCGCCGGTAATCAATAAATTCACGGTGTTCTGACAGCGCGACGCTGTCGGTTAACCGCAAGGGTGCAAAACCGTATGGCACTGAACAGCATTGAAGAAATCATTGAAGACATCCGTCAGGGTAAAATGGTCATTCTGATGGACGACGAGGATCGCGAAAATGAAGGCGATCTGGTGATGGCTGCTGAACACTGCTCGGCTGAAGCCATCAACTTTATGGCGCGCTTTGGTCGTGGCCTGATCTGCATGCCCATGACCCGCGACCGCTGCGAACAGTTGGGGCTTCCGCTGATGGTGCAGCAGAATGCCTCGGGGTTCGGCACCAAGTTCACGCTGTCGATCGAGGCAAAGGAAGGCGTCACCACTGGCATCTCCGCCGCCGATCGTGCCCGTACCGTACAGGCTGCGGTCGCCCGTGACGCCAAGGCGTCGGATCTGGTGCAGCCGGGTCACATCTTTCCGTTGATGGCGGATCCGGGTGGTGTGCTCAGCCGCGCCGGGCATACGGAGGCTTCCTGTGATCTGGCGGCACTGGCTGGTTCAGAACCAGCGGGGGTGATCTGCGAGATCATGAACGACGATGGCTCCATGGCGCGTCGGGAGGATCTCGAACGTTTTGCGGAGGAGCACGATCTCAAGATTGGCACCATTGCCGACCTGATTCACTACCGCACCATGAACGAGCGCACCATCGAGTGTGTGGAAGAAAACAAGCTGGACACCGAGTATGGCGAGTTCAGCCTGCGAACCTACCGGGATAATATTCAGGGCTCCACCCATCTGGCCATGGTCATGGGAGAGATCAGTGCCGACGAACCGGTCCACGTGCGCGTGCACATCACCGACACGCTGAGAGACCTGTTGGGTGCCCGCCGCAAGGATTCCCGCAGCTGGCCGTTGCACCATGCCCTGGAAAAAGTGGCCGCAGAAGGCAAGGGTGTCGTGGTGCTGCTGAACAGCGCCGAGGACAGCTACAACCTGGAAGACCGTATTCACGAGTTCTTTGACGAAGGGCAGGGCTCCGCTGGCAAGGGCAGCTCCGGTGTCTATTTCACGGTCGGTACCGGCTCGCAGATTTTGCGGGACCTGGGTGTTGGCAAGATGCGCCTGTTGAGTCCCCCGATCAAGTTCTCGGCCATTTCCGGATTCGATCTGGAAGTGGTTGAATACGTCCCCTACACCCCGAATGATTAACCCGGTCTGGACCCCAATGTCCGGACCCGTGAAGGAGCCATGCATGGCAGATATCAAAGTAATTGAAGGTGACTTTACCCAGTGCAGCGGTCGTTATGCACTCGTGGTTGGCCGGTTTAACGGTTTTGTGGTCGAGAGCCTGGTTGAGGGTGCCATCGATACCCTGCGTCGCCACGGTATTTCCACTGATGACATCGAGATCATCCGTGTGCCCGGCGCTTACGAAATGCCACTGGCGGTGAAGCGCGTGGCCGAAACCTCGAACTTCGACGCCATCATTGCCCTGGGCGCGGTTATCCGTGGCGGTACTCCCCATTTCGAGTACGTTGCTGGTGAAGCCTCCAGTGGTCTGGGTGCGGTCAGCCTTGAGACCGATGTGCCCGTTACTTTCGGAGTGCTGACGGTGGATTCGATCGAGCAGGCCATTGAGCGTTCAGGCACCAAGGCCGGTAACAAAGGCGCCGAAGCCGCGGTTACCGCACTGGAAATGGTCAGCCTGTTCAAGAAACTGGGTGGGTGATGAGCGCAACTGACGACAACGCCCCCCAGCCCGCGCCGACCGGTCAGCCCAAAGCGGGCGACCGACGCCGTGCGCGCGCGCTGGCGATGCAGGGGCTGTATCAGCGACACTTCAGCAAGAGCTCGATCTCGGATATTGAGGCCGAGTTCATGGTCGATAACGACATGAGCAAGGTAGACCAGCTGTATTTCCGCGACTTGCTCCGTGGTGTGCATCGCGAGCAGGCCGACCTGGATAAGCTCCTGGAACCTTTTCTCGACCGACCGCTTCACGAAGTCGATCCCATTGAGTTGGCCATCGTGCGCCTGGGCGCCTACGAGTTGAAACACCGGTTGGACGTTCCCTACAAGGTGGTGATCAACGAAGGCATCGAGATGGCCAAACGGTTTGGCGGCACCGAGGGCCATAAGTTCGTAAACAGCATTCTGGACAAACTCAGTCGTCGTTTGCGCCTGGCCGAGATGCGTCCCCGGTAGGGTATGGGCGAATTCGAGCTGATCCGGCAGTACTTCGAGCCGATTGCGGACTCGTTTCCCAGCGCGGCCTTGGAGCTGGGGCTGGGAGACGACTGCGCGATTCAGCGAATTCCAGCCGACTGCGATCTGGTGTTCTCCATCGATACCGTGGTGGAGGGCATCCATTTCCCCAAGGCCTATCCGGCCGATCATCTCGCCTGGCGGGCGCTCGCCGCTGCTGCCAGCGATCTCGCCGCCATGGGGGCGAAGCCCGTGTGCTTCACCCTGGCGTTGACCCTACCGACCGTCAACGAATCGTGGTTAAAAGGCTTCTCGCGCGGATTGGCTGATGCGGCCGGGACATTCGGTCTGTCGCTCGCTGGTGGCGATACCACCCGCGGCCCCCTCACGCTGAGCCTCCAGGTCCATGGGACGGTGCCCAGGGGAGGGGGAACGCGGCGATCTGGAGCGAAGGTGGGGGATCTGGTGTGTGTCTCCGGTACCCTGGGCGATGCCGGTGCCGCGCTGGACTATCTTGAGGCGCAGCCGCCCTCGGACGATGCGAAGGCGCTGCTCCGACGTTACCACCGGCCTTGTCCTCGCCTGGAACTGGGCCAGGCTCTTGCGGGGATTGTGACCTCGGCGATTGATATTTCGGATGGCCTCCTGGCGGACCTCGGACATGTGCTGGACGCTTCCGGCATGGGCGCCACGCTTGATCTGTCGACGATTCCGATGTCTCAGGCATTGCGTCGACTGAAGGGCGACCAGGCTCTGGGCTATGGGTTGCGCGCAGGCGACGATTACGAGCTTTGTGTGACCCTCCCCAGGTCTCGCTGGGCTGCACTGCCAGAAGCCATCGGAAAGCACTTGACGGTGATCGGGACCATTGAAGCCGAGGCCGGCCTGCGTTTGGCCGGCGGCCCCGAGCCTGCCGATCACTTGGACACCGGGTTTGACCATTTCAGGAGTAAGTCATGAGTCAGGAGGATCAGTTCCCCGAGCC is a window from the Marinobacter arenosus genome containing:
- the glyA gene encoding serine hydroxymethyltransferase, coding for MFNRDMKIAGFDDELWNAMQAEEKRQEAHIELIASENYTSPRVMEAQGSVLTNKYAEGYPGKRYYGGCEFVDIAEDLAIDRAKELFGAAYANVQPHSGSQANSAVFMALLKPGDTVLGMSLAHGGHLTHGASVNFSGKIYNAVQYGLNPDTGLIDYDEVEALAVEHKPKMIIAGFSAYSQELDFARFREIADKVGAYLFVDMAHVAGLVAAGVYPDPVPHAHVVATTTHKTLRGPRGGLILACDDADLQKKLNSAVFPGGQGGPLMHVIAAKAVCFKEAMSDEFKTYQKQVVKNASAMAQVFVERGYDVVSGGTKNHLFLVSLIKQDITGKDADAALGRAHITVNKNAVPNDPRSPFVTSGLRIGTPAITTRGFGESESRDLAGWICDILDNLEDEAVNSRVREQVAALCARFPVYG
- the nrdR gene encoding transcriptional regulator NrdR — its product is MHCPFCGEADTKVIDSRLVAEGDQVRRRRECLSCHERFTTFESAELVMPRVVKQDGIRQPFDEEKLRSGIMKALEKRPVSIEQIDAALNRIKYRLRATGEREIKSMQLGEEVMTELRQLDKVAYVRFASVYRSFQDINEFKEEIERLSATNGENAVDVAKALADNHSAKGKA
- the ribD gene encoding bifunctional diaminohydroxyphosphoribosylaminopyrimidine deaminase/5-amino-6-(5-phosphoribosylamino)uracil reductase RibD, with translation MTEVRDRAMMARAIQLAWRGRYSTHPNPRVGCVIARGNDILGEGWHERAGEAHAEIRALSQAGPSARGATAYVTLEPCSHFGRTPPCARALIDAGVAHVFAATKDPNPSVSGRGLELLREAGVQVTEGLLADEAARLNPGFMKRMNTGRPWVRLKMAASLDGRTAMASGESQWITGSEARQDVQRLRAISDAIVTGVGTVLADDPSLTVRREELGDIGDATEPSRQPLRVIADRDARTPPSANILQGGNVQVFCASSTLATAPAQDLAALGVSVNGVAWKDNGIDVAELLDSLGELGINELLVEAGPTLAGTFISEGLVDELWLYQAPVFLGSTGRPTAHLPLESMADKVQWTVLDRRQVGEDQRLILARR
- the ribBA gene encoding bifunctional 3,4-dihydroxy-2-butanone-4-phosphate synthase/GTP cyclohydrolase II, with product MALNSIEEIIEDIRQGKMVILMDDEDRENEGDLVMAAEHCSAEAINFMARFGRGLICMPMTRDRCEQLGLPLMVQQNASGFGTKFTLSIEAKEGVTTGISAADRARTVQAAVARDAKASDLVQPGHIFPLMADPGGVLSRAGHTEASCDLAALAGSEPAGVICEIMNDDGSMARREDLERFAEEHDLKIGTIADLIHYRTMNERTIECVEENKLDTEYGEFSLRTYRDNIQGSTHLAMVMGEISADEPVHVRVHITDTLRDLLGARRKDSRSWPLHHALEKVAAEGKGVVVLLNSAEDSYNLEDRIHEFFDEGQGSAGKGSSGVYFTVGTGSQILRDLGVGKMRLLSPPIKFSAISGFDLEVVEYVPYTPND
- the ribH gene encoding 6,7-dimethyl-8-ribityllumazine synthase, coding for MADIKVIEGDFTQCSGRYALVVGRFNGFVVESLVEGAIDTLRRHGISTDDIEIIRVPGAYEMPLAVKRVAETSNFDAIIALGAVIRGGTPHFEYVAGEASSGLGAVSLETDVPVTFGVLTVDSIEQAIERSGTKAGNKGAEAAVTALEMVSLFKKLGG
- the nusB gene encoding transcription antitermination factor NusB, which produces MSATDDNAPQPAPTGQPKAGDRRRARALAMQGLYQRHFSKSSISDIEAEFMVDNDMSKVDQLYFRDLLRGVHREQADLDKLLEPFLDRPLHEVDPIELAIVRLGAYELKHRLDVPYKVVINEGIEMAKRFGGTEGHKFVNSILDKLSRRLRLAEMRPR
- the thiL gene encoding thiamine-phosphate kinase; its protein translation is MGEFELIRQYFEPIADSFPSAALELGLGDDCAIQRIPADCDLVFSIDTVVEGIHFPKAYPADHLAWRALAAAASDLAAMGAKPVCFTLALTLPTVNESWLKGFSRGLADAAGTFGLSLAGGDTTRGPLTLSLQVHGTVPRGGGTRRSGAKVGDLVCVSGTLGDAGAALDYLEAQPPSDDAKALLRRYHRPCPRLELGQALAGIVTSAIDISDGLLADLGHVLDASGMGATLDLSTIPMSQALRRLKGDQALGYGLRAGDDYELCVTLPRSRWAALPEAIGKHLTVIGTIEAEAGLRLAGGPEPADHLDTGFDHFRSKS